The following coding sequences are from one Betaproteobacteria bacterium window:
- a CDS encoding flagellar basal body-associated FliL family protein — MAKDAKPAEGEDQAAAPKKSKKLLIIIVAVVLLLVLGGGGAAFFLLKKGGDEHADEEDVAEESAKPKKKDKKKEKEAHPIFATLEPFTVNLVPETGDQYLQVALSVEFEDPAADAALKAHMPKIRNNITLLLSGKKASELISREGKEKLAAELLETVNDVLEPPKRNKKGEKISEEGPAKSVLFTSFIIQ; from the coding sequence ATGGCCAAAGACGCAAAGCCCGCCGAAGGTGAAGACCAGGCGGCAGCACCCAAGAAAAGCAAGAAACTGCTCATCATCATCGTGGCGGTGGTGCTGCTCCTCGTCCTTGGGGGTGGGGGTGCCGCCTTCTTCCTCCTGAAGAAGGGCGGTGATGAACACGCCGACGAAGAGGATGTGGCCGAAGAATCCGCCAAGCCCAAGAAAAAGGACAAGAAGAAGGAGAAGGAGGCCCATCCCATCTTCGCCACGCTGGAACCCTTCACCGTCAATCTGGTGCCGGAGACCGGCGACCAGTACCTCCAGGTCGCGCTCTCCGTCGAGTTCGAGGATCCCGCCGCCGACGCAGCGCTGAAGGCCCACATGCCCAAGATTCGCAACAACATCACCCTGCTCCTCTCGGGCAAGAAGGCTTCCGAACTCATCAGCCGGGAAGGCAAGGAAAAGCTCGCCGCAGAGTTGCTGGAAACGGTCAACGACGTGCTCGAACCACCCAAGCGCAACAAGAAGGGCGAAAAGATCTCCGAAGAAGGGCCGGCCAAGTCCGTGTTGTTCACCTCCTTCATCATCCAGTAG
- the icd gene encoding NADP-dependent isocitrate dehydrogenase, producing MDMSHIKVPQGGQKIVPGQAIPDNPIIPFIEGDGIGIDITPVMIKVIDAAVDKAYGGKKKIHWMEVYAGEKSTRLYGPDEWLPKETFDALKEYSVSIKGPMTTPVGGGIRSLNVALRQELDLYQCVRPVQYFKGVPSPLKHPELTNMVIFRENTEDIYAGIEWANGSEGVKKVIKFLQDEMGVKKIRFPESSGIGIKPISVEGTQRLVRAALKYAVANDRKSVTIVHKGNIMKFTEGLFRDAAYELAQKEFGAEPIDGGPWCHFTNPNTGREIVVKDAIADAFLQQILLRPAEYDTIVTTNLNGDYISDALAAQVGGIGIAPGANISDKYACFEATHGTAPKYAGLDKVNPGSLILSAEMMLRHLGWVEAANLVIKSMEAAIGDKQVTYDFARLMEGANELSCSAFGDAMIARM from the coding sequence GTGGATATGTCGCACATCAAGGTTCCGCAAGGTGGTCAGAAAATCGTCCCGGGGCAGGCTATCCCGGACAATCCCATCATCCCGTTCATCGAAGGTGACGGCATCGGCATCGACATCACGCCGGTGATGATCAAGGTCATCGACGCCGCCGTCGACAAGGCCTACGGGGGCAAAAAGAAGATTCACTGGATGGAAGTCTACGCCGGCGAAAAATCCACCCGCCTCTACGGTCCCGACGAGTGGCTGCCCAAGGAAACCTTCGATGCCTTGAAGGAATACTCCGTCTCCATCAAGGGCCCCATGACCACCCCGGTGGGCGGCGGCATCCGCTCCCTCAACGTGGCCCTGCGCCAGGAACTGGACCTCTACCAGTGCGTGCGCCCGGTGCAGTACTTCAAGGGCGTGCCGTCCCCGCTCAAGCACCCGGAACTGACCAATATGGTCATCTTCCGCGAGAACACCGAAGACATCTACGCCGGCATCGAGTGGGCCAACGGCTCCGAAGGCGTCAAGAAGGTCATCAAGTTCCTGCAGGACGAAATGGGCGTCAAGAAGATCCGCTTCCCGGAAAGCTCCGGCATCGGCATCAAGCCGATTTCCGTCGAAGGCACTCAGCGCCTGGTGCGCGCAGCCCTCAAGTACGCCGTCGCCAATGACCGCAAATCGGTGACCATCGTGCACAAGGGCAATATCATGAAATTCACGGAAGGCCTCTTCCGTGACGCCGCCTACGAGCTGGCCCAGAAGGAATTCGGCGCCGAGCCCATCGACGGCGGCCCGTGGTGTCATTTCACCAACCCCAATACCGGCCGTGAAATCGTCGTCAAGGACGCCATCGCCGACGCCTTCCTGCAGCAGATACTGCTGCGCCCGGCGGAGTACGACACCATCGTCACCACCAACCTGAACGGCGATTACATCTCCGACGCCCTGGCCGCCCAGGTCGGCGGCATCGGCATCGCGCCGGGGGCCAACATCTCCGACAAGTACGCCTGCTTCGAAGCCACCCACGGCACCGCGCCCAAGTACGCCGGCCTGGACAAGGTGAACCCCGGTTCCCTCATCCTCTCCGCCGAAATGATGCTGCGCCACCTGGGCTGGGTCGAAGCCGCCAACCTGGTCATCAAGTCCATGGAAGCGGCCATCGGCGACAAGCAGGTCACCTACGACTTCGCCCGCCTCATGGAAGGCGCCAACGAGCTGTCCTGTTCCGCCTTCGGCGACGCCATGATCGCCCGCATGTAA
- a CDS encoding Txe/YoeB family addiction module toxin: MSWHVVYSKHAQKDAKKLALAGLKDKALDLLAVLAADPFQNPPPYEKLVGDLAGTYSRRINIQHRLVYEVFAKERIVRVLRMWSHYE; the protein is encoded by the coding sequence GTGAGTTGGCACGTCGTCTATTCGAAGCACGCGCAGAAGGACGCCAAGAAGCTCGCTCTGGCGGGCCTCAAGGACAAAGCGCTGGATCTGTTGGCGGTGCTCGCTGCCGATCCGTTCCAGAATCCGCCACCCTATGAAAAGCTCGTCGGCGACCTTGCCGGCACCTACTCGCGACGCATCAACATTCAGCACCGTTTGGTCTACGAGGTCTTTGCCAAGGAGCGCATTGTCCGCGTCCTTCGCATGTGGTCGCACTACGAGTAG
- a CDS encoding IS1182 family transposase, protein MARFKPVHKGLKLLPVDFDQQLVPGTFEHALNYLVDHELDLSALEARYRNDQQGASAYAPAVLLKVVLLAYSRGIVGSRRIEAACRENVVFMALSGDSQPHFTTLAAFVANLGDLAAQLFAQVLTICDRQGLIGREMFAIDGVKLPSNASKTRSGTRADFLRRAEKMEAAAKKMLDRHREADAGGDGGPSDREARQLARLQAEAKKNREWLTAHPKDRTGAKGAVRLSNQTDNESAKMATSKGVIQGYTGVAAVDAQAQVIVDAQAHGTGSEQELLLPVVEATRSLRTPETLITADAGYHSEANLKALAEAAVPALIADAGMRQRDERFQDQGRHRAKPDPLYDKGKPPKAAKRFRPADFDYDPEAGTCLCPAGKALYQNGSNCIHNGHLATKFTGAQRDCVPCELRARCLRTPEKTLVRQVCFFRGKAPGATESHTDRMKQAIDSEEGRRRYGRRFATVEPVFGNVRGNKRMDRFTLRGRAKVDGQWKLYCVVHNIEKLAHHGYAG, encoded by the coding sequence ATGGCGCGATTCAAGCCGGTGCATAAGGGGCTGAAACTGTTGCCGGTCGATTTCGACCAGCAACTCGTTCCCGGCACCTTCGAGCATGCCCTGAACTACCTGGTGGATCACGAGCTTGACCTCTCGGCCCTGGAAGCCCGCTACCGCAATGACCAGCAGGGCGCCAGCGCCTATGCCCCAGCGGTACTCCTCAAGGTCGTGCTGCTCGCCTACAGCCGGGGCATCGTCGGCTCCCGTCGGATCGAAGCGGCCTGCCGGGAGAACGTCGTGTTCATGGCGCTATCCGGTGATTCCCAACCCCATTTCACCACCCTGGCCGCCTTCGTCGCCAATCTGGGCGACCTGGCCGCCCAACTCTTCGCCCAGGTGCTGACCATCTGCGATCGCCAGGGACTCATCGGTCGGGAGATGTTCGCCATCGATGGGGTGAAGCTCCCCAGCAACGCGAGCAAGACGAGGAGCGGCACCCGGGCGGATTTCCTGCGCCGGGCCGAGAAGATGGAGGCCGCGGCGAAGAAGATGCTGGATCGCCACCGCGAGGCCGATGCCGGCGGCGACGGCGGACCTTCCGACCGGGAGGCTCGGCAACTGGCCCGGCTGCAGGCGGAGGCCAAGAAGAACCGGGAATGGCTCACTGCCCACCCCAAGGATCGCACCGGCGCCAAGGGCGCCGTGCGGCTCTCCAACCAAACCGACAACGAGTCCGCCAAGATGGCCACCAGCAAGGGGGTCATCCAGGGTTATACCGGGGTGGCGGCGGTGGATGCGCAGGCCCAGGTCATCGTCGATGCTCAGGCCCACGGCACCGGTTCCGAGCAGGAATTGCTGCTGCCGGTGGTGGAGGCGACCCGATCACTGCGTACGCCGGAGACGCTCATCACCGCCGATGCCGGCTATCACAGCGAGGCCAATCTGAAGGCCTTGGCCGAGGCCGCCGTCCCGGCCCTCATCGCCGATGCCGGCATGCGCCAGCGGGACGAGCGCTTTCAGGACCAGGGCCGCCACCGGGCCAAGCCTGATCCGCTCTACGACAAGGGCAAGCCGCCGAAAGCAGCCAAGCGCTTCCGGCCGGCCGATTTCGACTACGACCCCGAGGCGGGCACCTGCCTCTGCCCGGCGGGCAAGGCCCTTTACCAGAACGGGTCGAACTGCATCCACAACGGCCACCTGGCCACCAAGTTCACCGGCGCCCAGCGGGACTGTGTGCCCTGCGAACTGCGGGCGCGATGCCTGAGAACCCCGGAGAAGACCCTGGTCCGACAGGTCTGTTTCTTCCGGGGCAAGGCGCCCGGCGCCACGGAGAGCCATACCGACCGGATGAAGCAGGCCATCGACAGCGAGGAAGGCCGACGCCGCTATGGCCGGCGTTTCGCCACCGTGGAGCCGGTGTTCGGCAACGTGCGGGGCAACAAGCGGATGGATCGTTTTACCCTGCGGGGGCGCGCCAAGGTGGATGGACAGTGGAAGCTCTACTGCGTGGTCCACAACATCGAAAAGCTGGCCCACCATGGGTACGCCGGATGA
- the fliM gene encoding flagellar motor switch protein FliM, whose protein sequence is MAGDFLSQDEVDALLKGVTGEVDEPESGGEEGGGVRNYNLGTQERIVRGRMPTMELINERFARYLRIGLFNYMHRNAEISVGPIRVQKYSEFIRNLVVPTNLNLVVAKPLRGTALFVFDPNLVFLVVDNMFGGDGRFHTRVEGRDFTPTEQRIIQGLLTVVFNEYGKSWKPVCDIQFEYVRSEMNSQFANIATPSEIVVSTTFTLEFGGATADMHICFPYSMLEPIRDLLYSTMQSDQLSTDKRWITTLRKQLQGAEVEIAAHLGRAEISLGQILKLKIGDVIPINIPDRVVAHVDNIPLMECRYGQQNGQYALKIERFISAEAQQGEAAPGDNHG, encoded by the coding sequence ATGGCCGGCGACTTTCTCTCCCAGGACGAGGTCGATGCCCTCCTGAAAGGGGTCACCGGGGAGGTCGACGAACCCGAATCCGGCGGCGAGGAAGGTGGCGGCGTCCGCAACTACAACCTGGGCACCCAGGAGCGCATCGTCCGCGGTCGCATGCCGACCATGGAGCTCATCAACGAGCGCTTCGCCCGCTATCTGCGCATCGGCCTGTTCAACTACATGCACCGCAATGCGGAAATTTCGGTGGGCCCGATCCGCGTGCAGAAATACAGCGAGTTCATCCGCAACCTGGTGGTCCCCACCAACCTCAACCTGGTGGTGGCCAAACCCCTGCGCGGAACGGCGCTCTTCGTCTTCGACCCCAATCTGGTCTTCCTGGTGGTGGACAATATGTTCGGCGGCGACGGCCGCTTTCATACCCGTGTCGAGGGGCGCGATTTCACCCCCACCGAGCAGCGCATCATCCAGGGCCTGCTGACCGTGGTGTTCAACGAATACGGCAAATCCTGGAAGCCGGTGTGCGACATCCAGTTCGAGTACGTCCGCTCGGAAATGAATTCGCAGTTCGCCAATATCGCCACCCCGTCGGAAATCGTGGTTTCAACCACCTTCACCCTGGAATTCGGCGGCGCCACGGCGGACATGCACATCTGCTTTCCCTATTCCATGCTGGAGCCGATCCGCGACCTGCTCTACAGCACCATGCAGAGCGACCAGCTCTCCACCGACAAGCGCTGGATCACCACCCTGCGCAAGCAGCTCCAGGGCGCCGAGGTGGAAATCGCCGCCCACCTGGGGCGGGCGGAAATCAGCCTGGGGCAAATCCTTAAGCTCAAGATCGGCGATGTGATTCCCATCAACATCCCCGACCGGGTGGTCGCCCACGTGGACAACATTCCCCTGATGGAATGCCGCTACGGCCAGCAGAACGGGCAGTACGCCCTCAAGATCGAACGATTCATCTCCGCAGAGGCACAACAGGGCGAAGCGGCGCCGGGAGACAACCATGGCTGA
- a CDS encoding flagellar hook-length control protein FliK, with protein sequence MAIPAVSTPPAPGTPLPAGPNAVAADPATGGFAALFLAQMGIPLPPALAAQGEAKGEAPLTADEETASLDPAASLSGPDPAALAALGLPLPPDAALPRPPARADLPIDPDLARSLPLRGGPPTAQGIEPGAQRGATARAEQDPASAAGGILPAALPSPVAGMNLPGSDIPAAKLAASLPEALPAAAAGAPAETPPAAAALNATLPLRHATPDTPTATGLETPVAHPRWGDDLGNRVVWMARHDEQTARINVNPPELGPLQITLNLSGDQASASFTSPHAEVRQAIADALPRLREMLAGAGIDLGQTHVGAQAQHERSGNWPESPASPRFGNDAAILAATGDAPGGGAVPLPMQRGRGMVDLFA encoded by the coding sequence ATGGCCATTCCCGCCGTCAGCACCCCGCCCGCCCCGGGTACCCCCCTGCCTGCCGGTCCCAACGCCGTCGCGGCGGACCCTGCGACCGGTGGCTTTGCCGCCCTCTTCCTCGCCCAGATGGGCATTCCCCTGCCCCCGGCCCTGGCCGCCCAGGGCGAGGCCAAAGGCGAAGCGCCGCTGACTGCGGACGAAGAAACTGCATCCCTGGACCCCGCTGCTTCCCTTTCCGGCCCTGATCCCGCGGCCCTGGCCGCCCTGGGGCTGCCGCTGCCCCCGGATGCCGCCCTTCCCCGCCCCCCGGCCCGCGCCGATCTTCCCATCGACCCGGACCTCGCCCGCAGCCTTCCCCTGCGCGGTGGCCCGCCGACCGCGCAGGGCATCGAGCCCGGCGCCCAGCGCGGCGCCACCGCTCGCGCCGAGCAAGACCCCGCTTCCGCGGCGGGCGGCATCCTCCCCGCGGCCCTGCCCAGTCCCGTGGCCGGCATGAACCTCCCCGGCAGCGACATCCCGGCGGCAAAACTTGCCGCCTCCTTGCCGGAGGCGCTGCCTGCGGCGGCGGCCGGCGCCCCGGCGGAAACGCCCCCGGCGGCCGCTGCCCTGAACGCCACCCTGCCCTTGCGGCACGCGACACCCGACACCCCCACCGCCACGGGCCTGGAGACCCCCGTCGCCCACCCCCGCTGGGGCGACGATCTGGGCAACCGGGTGGTGTGGATGGCCCGCCACGACGAGCAGACGGCCCGCATCAATGTCAATCCCCCCGAGCTGGGGCCCCTGCAGATCACCCTCAACCTGAGCGGCGACCAGGCGAGCGCGAGCTTCACCTCGCCCCATGCCGAAGTGCGCCAGGCCATCGCCGACGCCCTGCCCCGGCTGCGGGAAATGCTGGCCGGCGCCGGCATCGATCTGGGCCAGACCCACGTGGGCGCCCAGGCGCAACACGAGCGCAGCGGGAACTGGCCGGAAAGCCCTGCCAGTCCCCGCTTCGGCAATGATGCGGCTATACTTGCCGCGACCGGCGACGCACCGGGCGGGGGCGCGGTTCCCCTTCCGATGCAACGGGGCAGGGGCATGGTGGATCTCTTCGCCTGA
- a CDS encoding type II toxin-antitoxin system Phd/YefM family antitoxin — translation MAALTATEARANLYRLIDQAAESHQPILIAGKRASAVLLSTEDWDAIQETLYLLSVPGMRESIKEGMAEPLDKSTQDLEW, via the coding sequence ATGGCAGCCCTTACCGCGACCGAAGCTCGCGCCAACCTATATCGCCTCATCGACCAGGCGGCCGAATCACATCAGCCTATTCTCATCGCAGGGAAGCGGGCTAGTGCGGTTCTGCTCTCAACCGAAGACTGGGACGCTATTCAGGAGACACTCTATTTGCTCTCTGTTCCTGGCATGCGCGAATCAATCAAGGAAGGTATGGCCGAGCCTCTCGACAAGAGTACCCAGGACCTTGAGTGGTGA
- the fliN gene encoding flagellar motor switch protein FliN, with translation MEASENTVAEDDGQISEDDWAAAMAEQTVEDAPSAAAAQPANIFPSFGDPGGSAGVLNDLDMILDIPVQITVELGRTKITIKNLLQLAHGSVVELDAMAGEPMDVLVNGTLIAQGEVVVVNDKFGIRLTDIITPSERMRKLNR, from the coding sequence ATGGAAGCAAGCGAAAACACCGTCGCGGAAGACGACGGCCAGATCAGCGAGGACGATTGGGCCGCCGCCATGGCGGAGCAGACGGTCGAAGACGCCCCCAGCGCCGCGGCCGCCCAGCCCGCCAACATCTTCCCCTCCTTCGGCGACCCCGGCGGTAGCGCCGGGGTGCTCAACGACCTGGACATGATCCTGGACATCCCGGTCCAGATCACGGTGGAACTCGGCCGCACCAAGATCACCATCAAGAACCTGCTGCAACTCGCCCACGGCTCGGTGGTGGAACTCGACGCCATGGCCGGCGAACCCATGGACGTACTGGTGAATGGCACCCTGATCGCCCAGGGTGAGGTGGTGGTGGTCAACGACAAATTCGGCATCCGCCTCACCGACATCATCACCCCCTCGGAGCGCATGCGGAAACTCAACCGCTGA